In a genomic window of Streptomyces katrae:
- a CDS encoding helix-turn-helix transcriptional regulator encodes MLSGVETRSVSPVFVGRADELAVLVDALGRAADQEPQAFLIGGEAGVGKTRLTEEFLGEATRRGAVVAVGGCVEIGAEGLPFAPFSTALRTLLRLLPGELAAAAAGQEDELARILPELGETPRGPHDEESTARLFELTARMLERLAADRTVVLVLEDLHWADTSTRHLLAYLFRTLGRGRLVLVATYRADDIHRRHPLRPLLAELDRFRTVQRIELARFNRGEVRRQLAGILASRPDEAFVASVFDRSDGNAFFVEELVACHESGCRTGLTESLRDLLLVRVEVLPDAAQRVVRIVAEGGSTIEYPLLRAVAGLGEDELIEALRAAVGANILLATSDGDGYRFRHSLVREAVSDDLLPGERARVNRRYAEALEDDDTLIRADERTIRLANYWYAANDPAKALPAVLAASITARRRHAYSEQLSLLERAMELWESAPAEVRDALRPVDYTEVYPPCGSDPAGTPVYRVDLLAEATVAARYGGERERALKLTKLALRILDEDGGDPLRAAWFWTERSRLIASLGRGDGWHEIATAQELVKGLPPSQVHADVLVRAAGWGMLHNPGPGNLAAAERAVEYARMVGAEETELNARITRGYLLMESGDTATGLAELHEVKDRAAERGFTVVAGRAHINITSQLESLGRSREAVELAEQGVELVSRARLLDTEAWVRGNMAESLYSLGRWDEAAEAARRTLHAGHGAAPRGSASARLAYLALGRGELSEAAAQLAAAHAHFGTHDSQPQHRIPLFRLAIGVAAGEGRIADVRAETAQAIAYGFPSGQHRYAWPLLLASATAEADARGLPGTEEGRPAALEAVRTAARTLATPVPLWTAHAEYLRAELLRAEGRDSVADWTAVEAAVSSLERPYLLARARHRLAEALLGSGGDRETAAGLLRDAHATADRLGSRRLREDLALLAQRARLPLTPDEARPAAPAPDTDPVEALGLTSRERDVLRLVATGSTNRQIAEELFISPKTASVHVSNILAKLGVASRGEAAALAHRLRLFTPLAPQP; translated from the coding sequence ATGCTCAGCGGCGTGGAAACCAGATCTGTCAGCCCGGTGTTCGTCGGCCGAGCCGACGAACTGGCCGTACTCGTCGACGCCCTGGGCCGCGCGGCGGACCAGGAGCCCCAGGCCTTCCTGATCGGGGGCGAGGCCGGAGTCGGCAAGACCCGGCTGACCGAGGAGTTCCTCGGCGAGGCCACCCGCCGCGGAGCCGTGGTGGCCGTCGGAGGCTGTGTGGAGATCGGGGCGGAGGGCCTTCCCTTCGCCCCTTTCTCGACGGCCCTGCGCACCCTGCTCCGCCTGCTCCCCGGTGAACTCGCCGCCGCGGCCGCCGGCCAGGAGGACGAACTCGCCCGCATCCTCCCCGAACTCGGCGAGACGCCCCGCGGCCCCCACGACGAGGAGAGCACCGCCCGCCTCTTCGAACTGACGGCCAGGATGCTGGAACGCCTCGCCGCCGACCGCACCGTCGTCCTCGTCCTGGAGGACCTGCACTGGGCGGACACCTCCACCCGGCACCTGCTGGCCTACCTCTTCCGTACCCTCGGCCGGGGCCGGCTCGTCCTCGTCGCCACCTACCGGGCCGACGACATCCACCGCCGCCACCCGCTGCGCCCCCTGCTCGCCGAACTCGACCGGTTCCGCACTGTCCAGCGCATCGAACTGGCCCGCTTCAACCGGGGCGAGGTGCGCCGCCAGCTCGCCGGGATCCTCGCCTCGCGGCCCGACGAGGCCTTCGTCGCCTCCGTCTTCGACCGCTCCGACGGCAACGCCTTCTTCGTCGAGGAACTCGTCGCCTGCCACGAGAGCGGCTGCCGCACCGGGCTCACCGAATCCCTGCGCGATCTGCTCCTCGTCCGCGTCGAGGTCCTCCCGGACGCCGCGCAGCGCGTGGTCCGCATCGTCGCCGAAGGCGGCTCCACCATCGAATACCCGCTGCTGCGCGCCGTCGCCGGGCTCGGCGAGGACGAGCTGATCGAGGCCCTGCGCGCCGCCGTCGGCGCCAACATCCTCCTCGCCACCTCCGACGGCGACGGGTACCGCTTCCGCCACTCCCTGGTCCGCGAGGCCGTCAGCGACGACCTGCTGCCCGGCGAACGCGCCCGCGTCAACCGCCGCTACGCCGAGGCCCTGGAGGACGACGACACGCTGATCCGCGCCGACGAGCGGACGATCCGGCTGGCCAACTACTGGTACGCCGCCAACGACCCCGCCAAGGCCCTGCCCGCCGTCCTCGCCGCCTCCATCACTGCCCGGCGCCGGCACGCCTACTCCGAGCAGCTCAGCCTCCTCGAACGGGCCATGGAACTCTGGGAGAGCGCCCCCGCGGAGGTACGGGACGCACTGCGCCCCGTCGACTACACCGAGGTGTACCCGCCCTGCGGAAGCGACCCGGCCGGCACCCCGGTCTACCGCGTCGACCTGCTGGCCGAAGCCACCGTCGCCGCCCGCTACGGCGGCGAACGCGAACGGGCCCTGAAACTCACCAAACTGGCCCTGCGCATCCTCGACGAGGACGGCGGCGACCCGCTGCGCGCCGCCTGGTTCTGGACCGAGCGCTCCCGCCTCATCGCCAGCCTCGGCCGCGGCGACGGCTGGCACGAGATCGCCACCGCCCAGGAACTGGTCAAGGGCCTGCCCCCGTCCCAGGTGCACGCCGACGTCCTCGTCCGGGCCGCGGGCTGGGGCATGCTCCACAACCCGGGCCCCGGAAACCTCGCCGCCGCCGAACGGGCCGTGGAGTACGCCCGCATGGTCGGCGCCGAGGAGACCGAGCTCAACGCCCGGATCACCCGCGGCTACCTCCTGATGGAATCCGGGGACACCGCCACCGGCCTCGCCGAACTCCACGAGGTCAAGGACCGCGCCGCCGAACGCGGATTCACCGTCGTAGCGGGCCGTGCCCATATCAACATCACCTCCCAACTCGAATCACTGGGCCGGTCCCGCGAAGCCGTGGAACTGGCCGAACAAGGGGTCGAACTCGTCAGCAGGGCCCGGCTCCTGGACACCGAGGCCTGGGTCCGCGGGAACATGGCGGAGAGCCTGTACAGCCTCGGCCGCTGGGACGAGGCCGCCGAAGCGGCCCGGCGCACCCTGCACGCGGGCCACGGGGCCGCCCCCCGGGGCTCCGCCTCCGCACGCCTGGCCTACCTGGCCCTGGGCCGCGGCGAACTCAGCGAAGCCGCCGCCCAGCTCGCCGCCGCCCACGCCCACTTCGGCACCCACGACAGCCAGCCCCAGCACCGGATCCCGCTCTTCCGGCTGGCCATCGGCGTCGCCGCGGGCGAAGGCCGCATCGCCGACGTCCGCGCCGAGACGGCACAGGCCATCGCCTACGGCTTCCCGTCCGGCCAGCACCGCTACGCCTGGCCCCTCCTCCTGGCGTCCGCCACCGCCGAAGCGGACGCAAGAGGCCTGCCCGGCACCGAGGAGGGCCGGCCCGCCGCCTTGGAAGCCGTGCGCACCGCAGCCCGCACCCTGGCCACCCCGGTACCCCTGTGGACCGCCCACGCCGAGTACCTCAGGGCCGAGCTGCTGCGCGCCGAGGGCCGCGACAGCGTCGCCGACTGGACGGCCGTCGAGGCGGCCGTCAGCTCCCTGGAGCGCCCCTACCTCCTGGCCCGCGCCCGCCACCGGCTCGCCGAGGCCCTGCTGGGCTCGGGCGGGGACCGGGAGACGGCCGCCGGCCTGCTCCGCGACGCTCACGCCACCGCCGACCGGCTCGGCTCCCGACGGCTCCGCGAGGACCTGGCCCTGCTGGCCCAGCGCGCCAGGCTCCCGCTGACCCCCGACGAGGCCCGCCCGGCCGCACCGGCCCCGGACACCGACCCGGTCGAGGCCCTGGGACTCACCAGCCGCGAACGGGACGTCCTGCGCCTCGTCGCGACGGGCAGCACCAACCGTCAGATAGCGGAGGAGCTGTTCATCTCCCCGAAGACGGCCAGCGTGCACGTCTCGAACATCCTGGCCAAGCTCGGCGTCGCGAGCCGGGGAGAGGCCGCGGCCCTCGCCCACCGGCTGCGCCTGTTCACCCCCCTGGCACCGCAGCCCTAA
- a CDS encoding DUF6191 domain-containing protein — MVGVVFNMIEELFNPGRRHTDEEKKRLELSRTDVGDGDPGRGPIDLDSGTVLIRPAASRPPDADGEADAQAGGGGAPDAGEVAAPDGGDAP; from the coding sequence ATGGTGGGCGTGGTGTTCAACATGATCGAGGAGCTGTTCAACCCAGGGCGCCGGCACACGGACGAGGAGAAGAAGCGGCTGGAGCTGTCCCGGACCGACGTCGGTGACGGCGATCCGGGACGGGGCCCGATAGACCTGGACTCCGGCACGGTGCTCATACGCCCGGCCGCGAGCCGCCCGCCGGACGCGGACGGCGAGGCGGACGCGCAGGCCGGTGGCGGCGGCGCCCCGGACGCCGGGGAGGTGGCCGCCCCGGACGGGGGCGACGCTCCTTAG
- a CDS encoding PQQ-dependent sugar dehydrogenase, whose amino-acid sequence MAAGLALAGCGALLASGCSASGGAPPGAGGSPPVSSVAASAGAPPGASPPPARGSVQVTGEVAKGLDSPWGVAPLPGGDLLVASRDKGTISRVRAGSGEVTQIGKVPGVAPGGEGGLLGLALSPHFASDRLVYAYFTTESDNRIARMRYDEQRPPGQQLGAPDTVLRGIPKGVFHNGGRIAFGPDGMLYAGTGETGNTALAQDRKSLGGKILRMTPDGKPVHGNPEPDSVVYSWGHRNVQGLAWDGAKRLWASEFGQHRWDELNLIEPGGNYGWPEVEGKGGKAGFRDPVAVWKTDEASPSGIAWAEGSIWMASLKGERLWRIPLKGAVPEAEPEAFLTGKYGRLRTVVALGGDRLLLVTSETDGRGSPQAGDDRILSLTVR is encoded by the coding sequence GTGGCGGCCGGGCTCGCGCTGGCGGGGTGCGGGGCGCTGCTGGCGTCGGGCTGTTCCGCGTCGGGCGGGGCGCCGCCCGGGGCGGGGGGTTCGCCGCCGGTGTCGTCGGTGGCGGCCTCCGCGGGGGCCCCGCCGGGGGCGTCGCCGCCGCCCGCCAGGGGGTCCGTGCAGGTCACGGGCGAGGTGGCGAAGGGGCTGGACTCCCCTTGGGGCGTGGCCCCGTTGCCCGGCGGGGACCTGCTGGTGGCCTCCCGGGACAAGGGCACGATCAGCAGGGTCCGGGCGGGCTCGGGGGAGGTGACGCAGATCGGGAAGGTGCCCGGGGTGGCGCCCGGCGGGGAGGGCGGGCTGCTGGGGCTCGCGCTGTCCCCGCACTTCGCCTCGGACCGGCTGGTGTACGCGTACTTCACGACGGAGTCCGACAACCGCATCGCCCGGATGCGCTACGACGAGCAGAGACCGCCCGGGCAGCAGCTGGGCGCGCCGGACACCGTGCTGAGGGGCATCCCCAAGGGGGTCTTCCACAACGGCGGGCGGATCGCCTTCGGCCCGGACGGGATGCTCTACGCCGGGACGGGCGAGACGGGGAACACGGCGCTGGCGCAGGACAGGAAGTCGCTGGGCGGGAAGATCCTGCGGATGACCCCCGACGGAAAACCGGTGCACGGGAATCCCGAGCCGGACTCGGTCGTCTATTCCTGGGGGCACCGCAATGTGCAGGGCCTCGCCTGGGACGGGGCCAAGCGGCTGTGGGCGTCCGAGTTCGGGCAGCACAGGTGGGACGAGCTGAACCTCATCGAGCCGGGCGGCAACTACGGCTGGCCCGAGGTGGAAGGGAAGGGCGGCAAGGCGGGCTTCCGGGATCCGGTGGCCGTCTGGAAGACGGACGAGGCCTCGCCGAGCGGGATCGCCTGGGCGGAGGGCTCGATCTGGATGGCCTCGCTCAAGGGCGAGCGGCTGTGGCGGATCCCGCTGAAGGGGGCCGTGCCGGAGGCGGAGCCGGAGGCCTTCCTGACGGGGAAGTACGGGCGGCTGCGGACGGTGGTGGCACTCGGCGGCGACAGACTGCTGCTGGTCACGAGCGAGACGGACGGGCGCGGATCGCCGCAGGCGGGCGACGACAGGATCCTGAGTCTGACGGTGCGGTGA
- a CDS encoding aldo/keto reductase, which produces MERRSIGSGPLTVGAIGLGCMPMSWAYAPSRRRGEESLRTLHTALDLGANLLDTADLYGPFTNELAVGRVLRERRAEAFVSAKVGLRAGEGHVVADGRPEYVRRACDASLRRLRTDVIDLYQLHRVDPEVPVEETWGAMAELVQAGKVRALGFCALGAGAGPGAGRRGDRGYRSTLRHLERVQQVFPVTAVQAELSVWSPEAAWQLLPWCAARGVGVLAAMPLGSGFLTGTLTPGQGFEEADVRARHPRFTAHAMASNQVLVAELRRVARRHGPEVTAAQVALAWVLAQGPHVVPVPGAGRARWAAENARAAQVRLTAGELAGFAALPAAVGAWD; this is translated from the coding sequence GTGGAGCGCAGGTCGATCGGGTCGGGGCCGCTGACGGTGGGGGCCATCGGGCTCGGCTGCATGCCGATGAGCTGGGCCTACGCGCCGTCGCGCCGCCGGGGCGAGGAGTCGCTGCGGACCCTGCACACGGCGCTGGACCTGGGGGCGAACCTGCTGGACACGGCCGACCTGTACGGGCCGTTCACCAACGAGCTGGCGGTGGGGCGGGTGCTGCGGGAACGGCGGGCCGAGGCCTTCGTGTCGGCCAAGGTGGGGCTGCGGGCCGGCGAGGGGCACGTGGTGGCCGACGGGCGGCCGGAGTACGTGCGGCGGGCGTGCGACGCCTCGCTGCGGCGGCTGAGGACGGACGTCATCGACCTGTACCAGCTGCACCGGGTGGACCCGGAGGTCCCGGTGGAGGAGACCTGGGGGGCCATGGCGGAGCTGGTGCAGGCGGGGAAGGTGCGGGCGCTGGGGTTCTGCGCGCTGGGCGCGGGGGCCGGGCCGGGTGCGGGGCGGCGGGGGGACCGGGGGTACCGCTCGACGCTGCGGCACCTGGAGCGGGTGCAGCAGGTGTTCCCGGTGACGGCGGTGCAGGCGGAGCTGTCGGTGTGGTCGCCGGAGGCGGCGTGGCAGCTGCTGCCGTGGTGTGCGGCGCGGGGGGTGGGGGTGCTGGCGGCGATGCCGCTGGGCAGCGGGTTCCTGACCGGGACGCTGACGCCGGGGCAGGGGTTCGAGGAGGCGGACGTGCGGGCCCGGCACCCGCGGTTCACGGCGCATGCCATGGCGTCGAACCAGGTGCTGGTGGCGGAGCTGCGGCGGGTGGCCCGGCGGCACGGGCCGGAGGTCACCGCGGCGCAGGTGGCGTTGGCATGGGTGCTGGCGCAGGGTCCGCACGTGGTGCCGGTGCCGGGGGCGGGGCGGGCGCGCTGGGCGGCGGAGAACGCGCGGGCGGCGCAGGTGCGGCTGACGGCCGGGGAGCTGGCGGGGTTCGCGGCGCTGCCGGCGGCGGTGGGGGCCTGGGACTGA
- a CDS encoding 2-hydroxyacid dehydrogenase produces MTATTAEVWLPFPPGEIDGLPDSFRYRQWDGEEEFPADPAACVFYVTPYMKSQAVTLRPLPAMPALRVVQTLTAGIDHVLPGLGHLRPGVRLCNARGVHEASTAELALTLTLASLRGIPGMVRGQDREEWRGGFYEALADKSVLIVGYGAIGAAIEDRLLPFECGRITRVARSARTAPHGPVHALGDLPGLLPDADVVILSTPLTEDTRGLAGAAFLGRMKDGALLVNVSRGPVADTKALLAELESGRLRAALDVTDPEPLPPGHPLWHAPNVLITPHVGGSSSAFEPRAKRLVARQLTRFAAGEPVENTVLITG; encoded by the coding sequence ATGACTGCAACGACCGCCGAGGTCTGGCTCCCGTTCCCGCCCGGGGAGATCGACGGCCTCCCCGACTCCTTCCGCTACCGGCAGTGGGACGGTGAGGAGGAGTTCCCGGCCGACCCGGCCGCCTGCGTCTTCTACGTCACCCCGTACATGAAGTCCCAGGCCGTCACCCTGCGGCCGCTCCCGGCCATGCCCGCCCTGCGCGTCGTGCAGACCCTCACCGCCGGCATCGACCACGTCCTGCCCGGCCTCGGCCACCTGCGCCCCGGCGTCCGGCTGTGCAACGCGCGCGGCGTCCACGAGGCCAGCACCGCCGAACTCGCCCTGACCCTCACCCTCGCCTCCCTGCGCGGCATCCCCGGCATGGTGCGCGGCCAGGACCGCGAGGAGTGGCGCGGCGGCTTCTACGAGGCCCTGGCCGACAAGTCCGTCCTGATCGTCGGCTACGGCGCGATCGGCGCGGCCATCGAGGACCGGCTCCTGCCCTTCGAGTGCGGGCGGATCACCCGCGTCGCCCGTTCCGCCCGCACCGCCCCGCACGGGCCGGTGCACGCCCTCGGCGACCTCCCGGGCCTCCTCCCGGACGCAGACGTGGTCATCCTCTCCACCCCGCTGACCGAGGACACCCGGGGCCTGGCGGGAGCCGCCTTCCTCGGCCGGATGAAGGACGGAGCCCTGCTGGTGAACGTCTCGCGCGGGCCCGTCGCCGACACCAAGGCCCTGCTGGCCGAACTGGAGTCCGGCCGGCTGCGCGCCGCCCTCGACGTCACCGACCCGGAACCGCTGCCCCCGGGCCACCCGCTGTGGCACGCCCCGAACGTCCTGATCACGCCTCACGTGGGCGGCAGCAGCTCGGCGTTCGAGCCCCGGGCGAAGCGGCTGGTGGCCCGCCAGCTCACCCGGTTCGCCGCCGGGGAGCCGGTCGAGAACACCGTTCTGATCACCGGCTGA